In Streptomyces sp. HUAS ZL42, the DNA window GCTGTCGACGTACGACAACATCCGGCGCGCGAGCTGGCTCGGCATGCTGGCGGGCGCCGACTTCATCAAGACGTCCACCGGCAAGGTGGCGGTCAACGCCACCCCCGCGAACACCCTGCTGATGCTGGAAGCCGTGCGTGACTTCCGTACCGCCACCGGGGTACAGGTGGGTGTGAAGCCCGCCGGCGGCATCCGCACCTCCAAGGACGCCATCAAGTTCCTCGTCCTGGTCAACGAGACCGCCGGCGAGGACTGGCTGGACAACCACTGGTTCCGCTTCGGCGCCTCCTCGCTTCTGAACGACTTGCTGATGCAGCGTCAGAAGCTGGCCACCGGCCGCTACTCCGGCCCCGACTACGTGACGGTGGACTGATCACCATGGCTTCCGTATTTGAGTACGCACCGGCGCCCGAGTCCCGCTCGATCGTCGACATCGCCCCCTCCTACGGCCTCTTCATCGACGGCGAGTTCGTGGATGCGGCCGACGGCAAGGTCTTCAAGACGGTCTCTCCGTCGACGGAGGAGGCCCTCTCCGAGATCGCGCAGGCCGGCGCCGAGGACGTCGACCGTGCCGTGAAGGCCGCCCGCAAGGCCTTCGAGAAGTGGTCCGCGCTGCCCGGTTCCGAGCGCGCCAAGTACCTCTTCCGCATCGCCCGCATCATCCAGGAGCGCAGCCGCGAACTCGCCGTCCTGGAAACCCTGGACAACGGCAAGCCCATCAAGGAGACGCGGGACGCCGACCTGCCCCTGGTGGCCGCGCACTTCTTCTACTACGCGGGCTGGGCCGACAAGCTCGGGCACGCCGGCTTCGGCGCGAACCCGCAGCCGCTGGGCGTGGCCGGCCAGGTCATCCCGTGGAACTTCCCCCTCCTGATGCTGGCGTGGAAGATCGCCCCGGCGCTCGCGACCGGCAACACGGTCGTTCTGAAGCCGGCGGAGACCACCCCGCTGTCGGCCCTGTTCTTCGCGGACATCTGCCGTCAGGCGGGACTGCCCAAGGGCGTCGTCAACATCCTTCCCGGGTACGGCGACACGGGCGCCGCGGTCGTCGCCCACCCGGACGTGAACAAGGTCGCCTTCACCGGCTCCACGGCGGTCGGCAAGGAGATCGCCCGCACGGTCGCCGGCACACGCAAGAAGGTCACCCTCGAACTCGGCGGCAAGGGCGCCAACATCGTCTTCGACGACGCCCCGATCGACCAGGCCGTCGAGGGCATCGTGAACGGCATCTTCTTCAACCAGG includes these proteins:
- a CDS encoding aldehyde dehydrogenase family protein, with the translated sequence MASVFEYAPAPESRSIVDIAPSYGLFIDGEFVDAADGKVFKTVSPSTEEALSEIAQAGAEDVDRAVKAARKAFEKWSALPGSERAKYLFRIARIIQERSRELAVLETLDNGKPIKETRDADLPLVAAHFFYYAGWADKLGHAGFGANPQPLGVAGQVIPWNFPLLMLAWKIAPALATGNTVVLKPAETTPLSALFFADICRQAGLPKGVVNILPGYGDTGAAVVAHPDVNKVAFTGSTAVGKEIARTVAGTRKKVTLELGGKGANIVFDDAPIDQAVEGIVNGIFFNQGQVCCAGSRLLVQESIQDELLDSLKRRLSTLRLGDPLDKNTDIGAINSAEQLSRITSLVELGEAEGAERWSPECELPSSGYWFAPTLFTKVTQAHTVARDEIFGPVLSVLTFRTPDEAVAKANNTPYGLSAGVWTEKGSRILAVANKLRAGVIWSNTFNKFDPASPFGGYKESGFGREGGRHGLEAYLDV